The sequence AACTTCAAGTGCAGACCAAGGCAAATGATGGACAAAATCAGCATAAATTTGGAGCAGTAAGAGTTGAGCTTGAAGAGACAAAGCAAAGCCTCCAGAAAGCCAAAGAAGAAGGAGATTTTATGGCTCAATGCCTTCAATCTCTTAGACAAGAGCTCGAACAGACGAGAAGAGAGATACAACAGTTGAAGAGTACAAGAGACATAGCACCCCAGCAGAAAGTGCCGTTAGCGGATTCTGATCATGATGATGAGATTCACGAAGAGCTAAAATTCATTGAGCAACCATCGTCAAAATTATTAGTTGAAGTTAAAACACAAACCGGAGAGGATATTGatgatgaggaggaggaggagatcGAGTTCGAGAAGAAGAGGTCTGTCAAGTTTGCTAGTCCTCCATTGCTTACTAAGGTCATTGCTGTCAACCAGGAAGAATATGTTAAGAAAGAAGCTGGTGAGAAAAGCCCTTCACAGCCCAAGAAGAAACTGATCAAGAGGAAGCCTTTAATCCCTTTAATTGGTGCATTGTTCTCCAAGAAAAAGGGAAATCCGGAAAATGATCAAACTTCAAAGTAAATTCTTTAAACATGCAGTTGCAGTAAAAGGAAACTAgcgaaaatttttattttgtgccTCACACAACTGACAGTAGTCATGTGATCGAGTCTTCTTTTTATCTCACAATTTAATGGACCCAAAGTATGTTAACTCAAATGTGTAAGGATTGGGTTCACTAAATAGTGAGTAAAAGGATCAGTAGTGTGAGGCACATAATACATTTTTTGGAAACTAGCTATATTACTCTACCAGGAAAATAATCTCACCTCGTTTTGAATAAGGAAAAATGGTGGAGGTTTCAAATTGATTTGTACCATTTAAGTTGTTACTGTTACGTTAATGTATTTCATCTTATTAGTCAAAGTAAGGTGCAAATGAGCATGCATATGCAGAATTAACTCAACTCTTGCTGGCTGCAAAGTTGCCCAAAGACATGCATCTTGTAGTATATCAATTATTGAGGCTCTAACAAGTACTCCTTCCGTCCACTTTTAACTCAACAACCCTTAAAAGAGCAATaaataaaatgacatttttactatatcaactcttgaatataataaattcaatgaTTCGAAAAAGGCATTGGGAAatgattataattaataataagagtAAATATAAAATTCGGAGATAaattatttcttgaatttttaatctGGACAAGTAAAAATTGGATATATATTTTCAGCGCAGTGGACAAGTAAAAAGTGACGGATGGAGTAACAATTGGTTGCCTCTTGGGGGTAAAAAACAAAACTGGTTGCCTCTTCAGTGTAAGGCCATCGTCAATTACTTGAAGTAGAACATATAGAGCAAAATAAAGCAGAAAAATGAGCCATAGACC comes from Capsicum annuum cultivar UCD-10X-F1 chromosome 2, UCD10Xv1.1, whole genome shotgun sequence and encodes:
- the LOC107861314 gene encoding WEB family protein At3g51220, with translation MEREDGVVVRGRVEIDMRKPFRSVKEAVMLFGEKVLAGEIHAKHLQQTKANDGQNQHKFGAVRVELEETKQSLQKAKEEGDFMAQCLQSLRQELEQTRREIQQLKSTRDIAPQQKVPLADSDHDDEIHEELKFIEQPSSKLLVEVKTQTGEDIDDEEEEEIEFEKKRSVKFASPPLLTKVIAVNQEEYVKKEAGEKSPSQPKKKLIKRKPLIPLIGALFSKKKGNPENDQTSK